One Candidatus Schekmanbacteria bacterium DNA segment encodes these proteins:
- a CDS encoding threonylcarbamoyl-AMP synthase — MKTMKINFEHPETELLNEAAEYIKRGSVIAYPTETCYGLGSDAGNPDALEKLLKIKQRDKGKPVSVIAGSVEMAMKYVKDVTPAAIMLIQKFWPGPLTLVLKAGKGLASGIASAGGSVGIRVSSCKIAAGISLSAGCPITSTSANQAGGAEARNAAEVKLWLPEGLDLIVDGGECEPSGISTIVDCTGERFKILREGLVGRNAIEATIGYRI; from the coding sequence ATGAAAACAATGAAAATAAATTTTGAACACCCCGAGACTGAACTTCTAAACGAGGCTGCAGAATATATAAAACGAGGCTCGGTCATAGCTTATCCAACTGAGACCTGCTACGGTCTGGGCTCAGATGCGGGAAATCCTGACGCTTTGGAAAAGCTCTTAAAAATCAAGCAAAGGGATAAGGGGAAGCCTGTGTCTGTGATTGCGGGTTCAGTTGAAATGGCGATGAAGTATGTAAAAGATGTAACACCTGCTGCAATTATGTTAATTCAAAAATTCTGGCCCGGCCCGCTGACTCTTGTGTTAAAGGCCGGCAAGGGATTAGCTTCCGGCATAGCATCTGCCGGGGGATCAGTGGGGATAAGGGTTTCATCTTGCAAAATAGCGGCAGGTATTTCTCTTTCTGCGGGATGTCCTATAACTTCAACAAGCGCAAATCAAGCAGGGGGCGCCGAGGCAAGGAATGCTGCTGAAGTGAAACTCTGGCTTCCCGAAGGGCTTGACTTAATAGTTGACGGTGGGGAATGTGAGCCTTCGGGAATATCAACAATCGTTGACTGCACAGGCGAGAGATTCAAAATACTTAGGGAAGGTCTTGTAGGAAGGAACGCAATAGAAGCGACTATTGGTTACAGGATTTAG